One Hippoglossus hippoglossus isolate fHipHip1 chromosome 13, fHipHip1.pri, whole genome shotgun sequence genomic window carries:
- the ywhae1 gene encoding tyrosine 3-monooxygenase/tryptophan 5-monooxygenase activation protein, epsilon polypeptide 1 isoform X1: MDEKSDQVYLAKLAEQAERYDEMVTYMKNVAGMNVELTVEERNLLSVAYKNVIGARRASWRIISSIESREESKGGEEKLKMIRDYRQTVETELKAICNDILDALERHLLPSAVMGESKVFYNKMKGDYHRYLAEFATGNDRKEAAENSLVAYKTATDLAMSELPPTHPIRLGLALNFSVFYYEILNSPDRACRLAKAAFDDAIAELDTLSEESYKDSTLIMQLLRDNLTLWTSDMQGEGEEQNKEVLQDVEDEAQ; the protein is encoded by the exons ATGGACGAGAAAAGTGACCAAGTTTATTTGGCAAAGCTTGCCGAGCAGGCAGAGCGATATGACG AGATGGTGACTTATATGAAGAACGTGGCGGGTATGAACGTGGAGCTCACAGTGGAAGAGAGGAACCTACTATCAGTGGCCTACAAGAATGTGATCGGAGCTCGGAGAGCCTCCTGGAGGATAATCAGCAGTATCGAATCCAGGGAAGAGAGCAAGGGCGGAGAAGAGAAACTGAAGATGATCCGGGATTACAGGCAAACG GTTGAAACGGAGCTGAAGGCGATCTGTAATGATATTCTGGATGCACTGGAGAGGCACCTACTCCCCTCTGCTGTCATGGGAGAGTCTAAGGTCTTTTACAACAAAAT GAAGGGTGACTACCACAGGTATCTGGCAGAGTTTGCCACTGGCAATGACAGAAAGGAGGCGGCAGAGAACAGCCTGGTGGCCTACAAAACAGCTACCGACCTAGCCATGTCCGAGCTGCCTCCCACCCACCCCATTCGCCTCGGCCTTGCCCTCAACTTCTCCGTCTTCTACTATGAGATCCTCAACTCGCCCGACCGTGCATGCAG GTTGGCGAAGGCTGCATTTGATGACGCCATCGCAGAATTGGACACACTGAGTGAAGAAAGCTACAAGGACTCCACACTTATCATGCAGCTGTTACGTGACAACCTGACACTATGGACTTCAGATATGCAGGGAGAAG GTGAAGAACAGAATAAAGAGGTACTGCAAGACGTAGAGGACGAGGCCCAGTGA
- the ywhae1 gene encoding tyrosine 3-monooxygenase/tryptophan 5-monooxygenase activation protein, epsilon polypeptide 1 isoform X2 gives MDEKSDQVYLAKLAEQAERYDEMVTYMKNVAGMNVELTVEERNLLSVAYKNVIGARRASWRIISSIESREESKGGEEKLKMIRDYRQTVETELKAICNDILDALERHLLPSAVMGESKVFYNKMKGDYHRYLAEFATGNDRKEAAENSLVAYKTATDLAMSELPPTHPIRLGLALNFSVFYYEILNSPDRACRLAKAAFDDAIAELDTLSEESYKDSTLIMQLLRDNLTLWTSDMQGEES, from the exons ATGGACGAGAAAAGTGACCAAGTTTATTTGGCAAAGCTTGCCGAGCAGGCAGAGCGATATGACG AGATGGTGACTTATATGAAGAACGTGGCGGGTATGAACGTGGAGCTCACAGTGGAAGAGAGGAACCTACTATCAGTGGCCTACAAGAATGTGATCGGAGCTCGGAGAGCCTCCTGGAGGATAATCAGCAGTATCGAATCCAGGGAAGAGAGCAAGGGCGGAGAAGAGAAACTGAAGATGATCCGGGATTACAGGCAAACG GTTGAAACGGAGCTGAAGGCGATCTGTAATGATATTCTGGATGCACTGGAGAGGCACCTACTCCCCTCTGCTGTCATGGGAGAGTCTAAGGTCTTTTACAACAAAAT GAAGGGTGACTACCACAGGTATCTGGCAGAGTTTGCCACTGGCAATGACAGAAAGGAGGCGGCAGAGAACAGCCTGGTGGCCTACAAAACAGCTACCGACCTAGCCATGTCCGAGCTGCCTCCCACCCACCCCATTCGCCTCGGCCTTGCCCTCAACTTCTCCGTCTTCTACTATGAGATCCTCAACTCGCCCGACCGTGCATGCAG GTTGGCGAAGGCTGCATTTGATGACGCCATCGCAGAATTGGACACACTGAGTGAAGAAAGCTACAAGGACTCCACACTTATCATGCAGCTGTTACGTGACAACCTGACACTATGGACTTCAGATATGCAGGGAGAAG AGTCCTAA